TCGCGCCCCGGGATACGGGGAAGTCTACGAAGCGGCCGACCGTCAGCAACGATACCGGCACTACGGACAGCCCCCACGGGACGGGGGCGTGGCCGGAAGGTAGCGTCTGGGGGAGCTGGCCCGGGAACGCGGTGGTGGTGCGGTGCGTTCACGAAGTGACAGCTCATGTCGGATCAGTCGTTCACCAAGATCAGTCGTTTGCCAAGATCAGTTGTTCACCAAGGGGAAGACGCTCACTTGATGTCGGACCGCAGCCTGCGACTCCTCACCCTCCCTCCGCAGTCCGCGCAGGGAGGGAAGCGTGGCGCCGTCCTGCTGCGAGAGCGGCCCGCCTCGCCTCCCGACGCGCCCTCGGGCAAGAAGTCCGGCGATGAACAGGGCACTGGCGCCCAGGACGACAACCCCTTCGCCCCGCCGCCGGAGGGCACGCCGGACCGCCCGTGGCAGCCGCGGCGCCCTTCGGACGAGGACGGTGCGCGGGGGTCGGGCGAAGGCGGCGGGCACTCGCCGTGGGGCAGCCAGTGGAGCGACCGCCAGCCGGGCCGCTCCCCCGACGGCTTCGGAGAGCGTCCCCGCGGCGGCCCCGAGGGCCCCGGAAACGGCGGCCCGGGCTCGGGCATGCGCTGGGACCCCACCGACCCCGCCCAGCGCCGCGCTCGCTTCGCCCTGCTCTCCGGTATGTGGGCCTTCTTCTTCGCCCTCTTCAGCTGGCCGTACGTCGCCCTGCTGCTCGGCGCGCTGGCCCTCTACTGGGGCATCACCAGCCTCCGCACCAAGCCCCGCACCCCCGACCCCGACACCCCGGCCCCCCGGCCGGGCGGCCGCCCCCAGACGACGGCGGCGGTGAGCGGCCTGGTCACGGCGTCCCTCGCCATCGCGGTGGTCGCCGCCGGGTTCACGGCGCAGGTGGTCTACAGCGACTACTACACCTGCACCAATGACGCGCTGACGAACGAGGCGAAGCAGGCGTGCAATGAGCTTCTGCCGAAGGAGCTGCGGGGAGTTCTGGGGACGACGGACTGAGGGGTTTGGGTTCGGGTCCGGCTCCGGAGTGCGCTCAGGGGGCGGGCTCCGGTGGATGCGATGCCTCCGGTGACTGTTCCGGCGACTGCTTCGCCGGCGGCTCCGGGGACGGCTCGGCGGGCGGGTAGTCGTACGGCTCGAAGGTCGTGTCGTGGTCGTACTCCACGTGCGGGATCTCCTGGTCGGAACCCTCGTACGGGGCGTCCTCGTCGTACTTCGCGGACCGGGCGTCGTGGTCCTTGCCCTGATGCGGAACGGGCTGGTCCGGTGCCGGTGCCGTGAGCGGGGCGTCCTGGCCGTAAGCCTTGTGCCGGGTCTTCGAGTCCGCCTTCGCGCCCGCCTGCGAGCCAGTCTTCGCGCCCGCCTTCGAGTCCGCCTTCGAGTCCGTCGGCGCCCCGTCGCCCTTCCCCGAGCCGCTGTCCTGCGAGCCACGCTCCCCCGACTCCTCCACCCGCGGCTTGCCGATCCGCGCCCCCTGCGTCTCGCTCAGCCGCTCCGCCCGGCGCCCCGCCCCGGCCCGGCACCGCCACGCCCGGGCGAGCACCGCCACGGGAACCGCCACCACCGTGATCCACGCCAACGTCGCCGCCCCCACCTGCCACCACACCGGCCCGAAGTCCGCGAGCATCCCGACCCCCAGCGGCCCACCCGACTGACCGGCCAGCACGGCGACCACCACCGCGCAGAGCACGGCAGCCAGCACCGCGACCGCGGCAGTCCGCCCACCCGACCAGACCTCGGCAGCCACTTGCCCGACCCGAGACGGGGCCGTGGCGGATGCCCGCCCACCCTGGGTCCGGGCCCCCTCGGCGGCCCGCCCGCCCTGCGTCCCAGCCCCTGCGGATCCAACGCCCCCACCCCGCACCGCCGCCCCCGCCACAAACCACCCGACCACCACCCCCGCCACCACAGGCAACGCCCCGATCCCCCACTGCACCGGCCCCGCACCCCCCGCGTCCGGCACCGCCTCCAGCAACGGAAGCGGCGGCAGCAAGGGCGTGGGGGCCGAGGACGCCGGCGCCACCACATGCCCCGCCCCGAGCACGAAGCCCGGTCCCAGCGCGTACGCCGCCGCCCACACCGCCGCGTTCGGCACGAGCGCCAGGCACAGCAGCAGTACCGCGAACCGCCCCGACCACCCCTCCGTCAGCTGCAGGAAGGACGCCTGCGTCGCCCCGCCGTGCCACACCAGCGACCCGCCCACCAGCAGGGCCCCGCCCCCGACGAGGGCCGCCGCGCCGGCCGTGGCCGCGCGCGCCGCCGCACCGAAACGGGCGCGGGCCCGCACCCCGGGCACCAGCCGCCGTACCCATCTCGGCAACCCGGCCAGCACCCGCTCCACCACCTCGGGCGGTCGCCCGCACGCCGTCCACACCCCCGCCCCCGCCGCCCCCATCACGACCGCCGGCACCCACAGCCCGGTCCACCACCACGCCGGCCGCAACTCACCCCCGGCCGCGTACACCGCGGCCGCCGCCCCGATCCCGAGGTACCCGAGCACGACACCCGCCCACGCGGTGCGCCCCGCCACCAGCGGCACCCCCTCGCCCCCGTCCGCCGCCGTGTCCCGCGCCGCCCGGTGCACCAGCAGCACCGGCAGCACGAACAGCAGCAACGGCGTGACCCCCACGGGCGCGGGGACGCCGGAGAGAGTGTCGGTGCGGACCAGTTCGGCGCCGTGCGCCAGCAGCCACAGCACGGCGGCGATCCGCAGCGCGCCCCCCGGCCCGCTGTCCGGATACGGCGAACTGACCCAGAGCACCATCACCAGTACGGCGAACACACCCAGCCCCAGCCCCGCCGCCACCGCGCCGGACACAAGGCTGGCGCCCAGCCCGGGCGTTCGGCCGCGCAGCCGCGTGAGCAGGGACGACGGGGGTGACGGGGGCGTTCTGCGAGCGGTCATGTCAATCACGCCCGCCATGCTCCCAACGACACGCGCTTTTCCGTCGTAACAGGCGAAGCTCCGATGTGTCGCCCAATATGTGTTTATCTAACTTTTCCCACGAAAGGGCGTGCTGTGACGCAGAGCCCCGCATTCCCGCTCCCCCCGCCCGAGGAACGCCGACGCCTGCGCGAGGCCAGTTCATTGACGCAGGATCAGGTCGCGGCACGGGTGGGCGTCAGCCGCGAGACGGTACGCGCGTGGGAGATCGGCCGCAGGACGCCGCGGGGCGGGAGGAGGGAGGCGTACGCGGAACTGCTCGGTTCCCTCACGGAGAAGACGGAGGCTCAGGAGACGTGGGATCAGGAGCCCCCGGCCGCACCCGAGGTGACGGAGTGTCCCCTGACCCCCGCCCAGGCCTTCGACGCGCTCTACGCCTTCTGCGCCCCCGCCCTCGTACGGCAGACGTACCTGCTCACCGGGCGCCGCGAACTCGCCCGCGAATCGGTCGAGCGGGCCTTCCAACTCGCCTGGCAGCGCTGGCCGGAGGTGGCCCGCGACCGGGACCCGGCGGGCTGGGTGCGGGCGACGGCGTACGACTGCGCCCTCTCCCCCTGGCACCGGTTCCGCCCCCGCTACCGGCACCCCGAACCCCCGCCGCCGGACGCGTCCGACCGTGCCCTGCTGGACGTGCTCCTCGAACTCCCGGCGCCCCAGCGCCGCACGCTTCTCCTCTACGACGGTGTGGGCCTCGACCTGCCCGAAACGGCGGCGGAGACGGAGGCGAGCACCCCGGCGACCGCGAACCGCCTGCTCCACGCCCGCGCCGCGGTCGCCGCCCGCCTGCCGGGCCTGTCCGACCCCGTCGAACTCAACCGGCGCCTGGCCGAACTGGCCTCCGCGGAGCGCCTGCGCGCGGCCAAGCCGGTGACGGTCCGCGAGGGCAGCGAACGCCGGGCCCGCTTCTGGACGCGGGCGGCGATCGCGTTCACCGTGGCCCTCATCGGCACGACGGCGCTGACGCTGCGGACGGCTCCGACCCGCTACGAGCCGCCTGTGCCGCCGGGGCAGACGGTGCTCGGGGTGCCGCCGAGGGTGGCGCCGGGGCCGTTGTCGGAGAAAGAGCTGAAGCTGAGGGCGAAGCTGCGGTCGGAGGCGCAGAACGGGCCGGAACGGCTGGCGCCGCAAACGGGGTGAGCGATGCGGCAACTCGCCATCGCGGCTACGGCCGTCCCCCGACTGCGGGCCCGTCGTGGCTGGTCGCGCAGTTCCCCGCGCCCCTGGGTCAGCTGCAGTCACCGCCCGCGTAGCCTGCGGGCGGTTGTGCCGACCGAGGCGACGCCCACCCGCGCAACCGCGGGCCTCGCTCGCAGCGGCTTACGCAGCCTGCGGGCAGTCGTTCCGCTGGGGCGGCACGGGTGGGCGCAGGCGGCACGCCGCCAGCGCGGGCGAGCGGCAACGCCAGCGGGCCCGCCCCCACGCAGGGAACGGGCCCACCAACGTTCAGCTAGCTGCCGTAACTACGCTCAGCCACCCAGGATCTCGCGAGCAAGCTTCGCCGTCTCGGTCGGCGTCTTGCCGACCTTGACGCCCGCAGCCTCCAGCGCCTCCTTCTTCGCCTGGGCCGTGCCCGACGAACCGGAGACGATGGCACCCGCGTGGCCCATGGTCTTGCCCTCGGGCGCGGTGAAGCCCGCGACGTAGCCGACGACCGGCTTGGTCACGTTCTTCGCGATGAAGTCCGCGGCCCGCTCCTCGGCGTCGC
Above is a window of Streptomyces sp. DT2A-34 DNA encoding:
- a CDS encoding DUF6350 family protein — translated: MAGVIDMTARRTPPSPPSSLLTRLRGRTPGLGASLVSGAVAAGLGLGVFAVLVMVLWVSSPYPDSGPGGALRIAAVLWLLAHGAELVRTDTLSGVPAPVGVTPLLLFVLPVLLVHRAARDTAADGGEGVPLVAGRTAWAGVVLGYLGIGAAAAVYAAGGELRPAWWWTGLWVPAVVMGAAGAGVWTACGRPPEVVERVLAGLPRWVRRLVPGVRARARFGAAARAATAGAAALVGGGALLVGGSLVWHGGATQASFLQLTEGWSGRFAVLLLCLALVPNAAVWAAAYALGPGFVLGAGHVVAPASSAPTPLLPPLPLLEAVPDAGGAGPVQWGIGALPVVAGVVVGWFVAGAAVRGGGVGSAGAGTQGGRAAEGARTQGGRASATAPSRVGQVAAEVWSGGRTAAVAVLAAVLCAVVVAVLAGQSGGPLGVGMLADFGPVWWQVGAATLAWITVVAVPVAVLARAWRCRAGAGRRAERLSETQGARIGKPRVEESGERGSQDSGSGKGDGAPTDSKADSKAGAKTGSQAGAKADSKTRHKAYGQDAPLTAPAPDQPVPHQGKDHDARSAKYDEDAPYEGSDQEIPHVEYDHDTTFEPYDYPPAEPSPEPPAKQSPEQSPEASHPPEPAP
- a CDS encoding helix-turn-helix domain-containing protein, translated to MTQSPAFPLPPPEERRRLREASSLTQDQVAARVGVSRETVRAWEIGRRTPRGGRREAYAELLGSLTEKTEAQETWDQEPPAAPEVTECPLTPAQAFDALYAFCAPALVRQTYLLTGRRELARESVERAFQLAWQRWPEVARDRDPAGWVRATAYDCALSPWHRFRPRYRHPEPPPPDASDRALLDVLLELPAPQRRTLLLYDGVGLDLPETAAETEASTPATANRLLHARAAVAARLPGLSDPVELNRRLAELASAERLRAAKPVTVREGSERRARFWTRAAIAFTVALIGTTALTLRTAPTRYEPPVPPGQTVLGVPPRVAPGPLSEKELKLRAKLRSEAQNGPERLAPQTG